The Mangifera indica cultivar Alphonso chromosome 12, CATAS_Mindica_2.1, whole genome shotgun sequence DNA window AAGAAAGACACAAAGAATCATTTACCACTAGCTCCTATTATCTACTTCTCAAAGGAATCTGACTCTGTAGCTGATTCTACAAAGTTTTCTAGCTTTTAACACTAGTTTAAAACCAAAATACCACATTTTCTTTCAGCAATTGCTATACTTCAAAACCTGCTGCAGATTCAAAGTCAGAGACTGAAAGATATCCAATACAAGACCAAAGTCCTTTTTCTTGACCAATAATTACTGTGGTTTCTGAGCTATTATTGTTAGAGTGGAAACAGAAATACTCTAGTCCCTACAAGAACAAAATTAGTATACAAATATGAGtgtggccaaacgactatttcccacccaaggtatgctgtaatgacaagtttcccccctttaactatggaaataccaaacacccacccatggccagttaaatttaacagaaccctaacgcctgaaaattttatctccttttgcccccctaaagtttgaaaaaaaaaatttccccccagcctaagtttaagaaaatggcagtttcaccctagggtttggttttgaaatctccggcgacctctccggctccgttgccgacggtttctccctcccgaagaatcctctccttccggtgatcggtttcctcccatttggaggtccgatcgtcgccggaaaagcggtgggagacgaagaacttcgtcggggaagacgaagttcttcgtcttcccagacgaagacgaagtcgtcgtcttcgtctgggaagacgatcgtcttcccagaagaagacggttgtcttccctgggaagccgatcgtcttcccagacgaagacgacgacttcgtcttcgtctgggaagacgaagaacttcgtcttccccgacgaagttcttcgtctcccaccgcttttccggcgacgatcggacctccaaatgggaggaaaccgatcaccggaaggagaggattcttcgggagggagaagccgtcggcaacggagccggagaggtcgccggagatttcaaaaccaaaccctagggtgaaactgccattttcttaaacttaggctgggggaaaatttttgttttcaaactttaggggggcaaaaggaaattatattttagtttattttttaatattatagagaaaatgacaattttacccttaaccccgttaaatttaactggccatgggtgggtgtttggtatttccatagttaaaggggggaaacttgtcattacagcataccttgggtgggaaatagtcgtttggccatatGAAGTGTTGTGAATTGGGTTGTGTGAACTGTGATGTGAATGTTTCACCATGTGTTTCTGTAccctttcttttgtttttttttcctttaaattggTGTTTGCTCAACCACTtctattttcaataaaattatttgtgtgagttttttatataaataataatatattataatataattaaatattattttatttttaattatatatcattatttaggccaaatatctatttttcaatcaaattatgttgATTTCTCAAAGTTTCTccattaattatagaaataccatttacctacccatgaacagttaaaattaacggtaataaaagtaaaatcatcattttatatttaatattaaaaataaatttaaatatgattttattttcccccctaaatttaaaaaactaatttttctcctctaagttaagtttaaaaagatcacatttttccccctagggtttagtttcgaAACTCCTTCATTTTCTCTGATGTTATCGCCAGCCGTCTCttcctcccgacggtttctcttccaccgtcGACCCCCCTCAACTTCATCCTAACCCATCCGACGTCAAGAGACGATGTCTGAGAAGAGAAATTATCTTTTCAGATGAAGACAAGATAACTCATCGttctctgggaagacgatcgcaGAGTGAAAACAAATGTTATGTTCAAATAgtgtcaaaatataataaatcgtttgggataaaattgtaattacacgaaaaataaaaatgaaataaaaaagagtgaaaacaaGTGTCCCGCCCTTTGGAAACAGGATAGGGCCCACTGCCACGTAGGCAATAAGGATTTGTTTGTTGCGCTTGCGTCGCTATCGCGAGGCCGAAAGGCAGAACATCGTTGTGTGTGAGAGAGCGAAGAGGCAGAAGAACTTTACCGTTGCTACGATTAGAGATGAAATCTGGAGCGTTGATAGGGAAGCACGGGAATTTGTGCTAAGTGGGTATTTGGAGAGTGATTAAAgttgttttttacttttttgatttgatttgaagaaGAATCATTTGCTTTAacatcttaattaatttttttttctaaattaaaataattacccttTTAACCTGGAAATTTTGAGATAcacttaatattatataaaatcagataaattaaagatttacaacaaatataattcaacacaatggtataaaattaaaattatcttttagggttttttaatacaaaatataattttttttttatttttgaaaattacaaaaaaatagaactaatAAAAGGCCACTCGATTGTAACAAATTTGTTTAAACCAAACATGGATGGTTAGCTTATTAGGTTCAAGTATTATTGTGATAGATGTGACTTACTAGATAATAAGTATAGGAACCtcggaaaaagaaaaagatatagaaattatttgagtataatacgataaatgataaaaaatatatttataaaaaaataattataaaattcagaTTTGGAAAAGATACGGAACgtgtatatacaaatttaatacGACACTtcgtcaataatatatttataaaaatatgataatatcaataataattttaacattttttaaagatctttttattaacaatttaaatacaaagtatttaattgactattaaatataatataacataatatataatcaaaatttaattatcagaAAAAATTATAGAGAGGTTAGagatttaaatgacaaaaattgggttttttttaattaaacatgtAAATGACATTTtcgtattttaaaaatttcataacaaaaaacataaaaaattataaaaatatatgtttaatacgagaaacatataaaatacgCATATAATATGGTTTGGTTCAAAAATTTGGAACGATctatttaaaatacaaattaaatatgaataattcacGTTTTTACTAAGTAAGAACATGTGATAAACATATAAGTAAGATTTTCCTTTCTAAGAGTTTTCTCCAACTGGATAATTTTTCCTCAACCATGCTTCAAATAAACCATGGCTTCACATCAGTATGTTTTGACCTTTCATGAAATGCTTGATTTTtacacacataaaaaaaaacttttgactGTCATTCTTCAACATAGTCTACTTCTGTTGATAACCAAAGTCTACAAAGCAACCCTTTCAATCAAGTTGCTTCATTAGTATCATCTTGTATAATGGCTACATTTTCAACATATGCTATTGATAGAGTTACCATTGCTTGCAGATTGGCTTTCCAGCAAACTAGATTTTCTCACACAATAACCACAAAGCCAATCATGGATTTTCTAGTGTTTAAATTACCAACATAATCAACATCAACACAACCCAATATGCATATTTTGGGACTTAGCATTCTGATATAAACAACACTAATTAGAACTTAATTTCAGGGATTGGCTTAAGTAGTGAAGAGAAATACGTTTTTTTGTGAAAGGTCTGAGAAATACTATTGCCTTGGTGACTACCTTAAGACTATATAAAGACTTTTCAAGTAAGCACACTTTATTCTCAATAGAGTTATCTTCAAACAATTATGGTTGCTCCATCAGAAATCTTCCTTTCTACTCTTTGAACCTATGTGAACCCTTAACTATCAATTTAGCTTCGTAATTAGATGGTTAACTCTCGGaattccttctttcttcttaaaCATGCATTTGCACTTGGCTTTACTACCTTCAAGTTGATCactattttttaggttttattcTTGATTAAATAATCAAACTCCTCTTGTGTTACTTTCTTTCATTGTAAAGAATTCTTGATCTTCACACCTTCTTTGAACTATTTTAGGTTATTCTTCAATTGAGTGCATATTAGGAAGATGAGATTGGATAATCACACTCACACTACTCAAATTTCACGACTAGAGCCCAATTAACGTTGATGTTACGAAATTTTTTGGTTGCATTCTTGTTATATTCTTTGATTAAAATTGTGAGCTATCTTTGAGGCATAGTGCGAAATCAAGTTGAGATTGGACgatcataaatttgagtttatgcatatttataacttttttgtttttttttttgcctaatGATGATCAAAACTTAGTTTGAGGGTAGTTGATAAGcttatatttctattatattttatattcttaattatttagttttgattgaattttggtCCGTTTCTACCTCAATATTACTATAATTTCATTACATGCACTTTTGTTGGAGAACGTGTAAGAATGAGACAAAATTTGTGACAAGTTgcgtttattttcttttcaaattgaaagactctaacaataaaatatttattttttcaactacTAATTTTTGTCATCAACTCATTATTTTATCGTTTAATTTGATGACGTCAAAGAAACGACAATTCATATTAGTGGCTCGTTCatggtaaaaaaattattactttatcAATATTATACTAGAATACTCTTGTCATAATAGATTTTGATCTTAATTGTTTCAATTGGTAAgataactttcttttttcttcttcttttgacaTTAAAGCCAAATCTTGgtctattttttgaaaaaaatacaaatctgATGAATCATGTTCTATAGGACAAATGACATGAgacaaaataaagattttagggatatgaaataaatgtaaggataatttttatttatggtttagggtttttcttttgtaattacacacttttgaagttttttttttatgtctaaTAATGATGTCTACATGACTTGAATTTCACTCTGTTATAGAAATAAAGGTgagacaaatataaatataatttatttattattattaaatctttttattaatttgttctttcaaaattcattgttaTGAATTCCAAAGAAATCTGTGTTAgtgttgatttattaatttaatcatgGTTaagtattttgttttaaagtcTTGTGACCATAATTTGAATCTAGATTATGTGTTGTACTATATTATGTCAAAtgatcaatttaatattttgtatttaaaatttttatttgattttaatcgGATCGACCatgaaaattgtaaaatcagagttaatattatcgtattttttaaaaatattattgataatatatcgtattaaacttatatataatttttataatttttaatctaaatttataattgcATTTTGCAAACACATTTTATATTGTTGACCACATTATACCCATACTTTCcatacttttcttttcttatttacCAAGTCAGAGGACAAGATGTAGGTCAAAGTGGGATCTCGATGCCAGTGGCTATGCAGACTGCAGTTGTTGACAAATATATCTTAATTTTCATGGGTCGTGGGCCATTTCAATGAacacattaataaaaattttattaaaaaactcgattactctcatttttattaaaatattttattaaggttaaaaataaaattattattcaataaaaaatattaaaaaataaaaaatttatcttatttttccttccttaatttagaaaattaacaatttttctcatcttaagtttgaaaagttatattttgtctctaaagttttatttctttttctttggtgaCTATCTCCATTTTGGTCGATAGTCAGCCTTCTCATCAACTTCTTCTTTCGTTAGACGTCGACGTTCAAtgaccatttcatcaaacaaaaatgatttattgtCTTTATCTCTTTAAAACGAACAAAGATGAATCGActttgtctagccaaagattaGCGTAAAAAAGAGACAACTGAACAATGGTGACATCAATCTTTggttagaaaaaaatgaatcGTATTCGTCCTGCCtgaagagatgaagacaacaaatcatcttcatcttttcatTGGACGAACACGATTTGTCTTTGTCCAACGAAAATGATAGTCAGGCGTTGACGTCAACATTTGACAAGAGAAGAAGTTGGTGAGAAGACCGACTATTAGCCGGAATATAGATGgtcaccaaaaaaaaagaaaaaaaattgtaaggtGGAAAgacaacttttcaaactttgagtagagagaaatcattatttttttaaactaagaagagaaatgagataaaatttttgtcttttaaatattttttattaaaagaaggttttacttttaaccttaacagagaattttaatagaataataagtgtttaagtttttgaaactttacatatatgagtttgaaaatagagcaaaccttgggttggaataagtcttttggcttaataaaaatatagcaatattatgtatacataattttaagtacataattcaatatacaaatgatgtatcattatgtgattagacattattttatctttaattcaaaattacttaataatataataacacatcatttgtaacTTTAGATTATTATCGTATAAGTGATTTACATTTTCCCActgatgattttgttttaaaacactttttcaatCAAAGAATggatatgtatatttttttcacttaaaaccTAATATcgtaaaaaagtaattttaaaagtgtaaaatagtaatttaatcatttattaatttgaaaaattaaaaaaaaaaccttttttaaatctcatgttaacattttaaatatatccttttatctttttacaaatttaaaaatatataatttaattactataatttaaatatgaaaactctAATTGTCACAACGGTCACCTGTTTAAACCCAAATCCACTATCGCCCACCAGAGACAAACATACTAGAGCTGCCAAATATATTCCTAGTCACCAGAACTATTACCTTTTCCAAACCCAAAGCCGTTAGAAGCGTCGTCCACCTGAGGCCATAAAAATCATCTGTAAAGAAGAAGAGTTCGAAAGTCAAAAGGGGAAGAAGAGTCTGTTCATAACAAATTTGCTCATGGaacaaactattttaattttttgttaacttttagtGATATAATAATTCTAAGAAGTAATATAATTAGTggtaataatttaactttttaccAGTGTcaggatttttttattaacaaaattaggtttaaaaaaaaaaaaaagatttatgcATTGAATGAGTGGAATGGGCGTTTTAAAACAGTACCTCATGTgggaaaataataaatcaacCTTATCAGAAATAAATAGGTTCAATCTTGCAAGACCTTTCAATGAAATCTTTGATacttctaaatattttattttcatattagaaaaattatataaaattcaaataataaaatgtatCCTATACgcctctaaaaaaaaaaaaaaaattaatatttcataagaaTAAtggttaatatataaatataacatgaTGAATCATTAAACCTAAGTTCACAATGATGAAACGGCTAAAAATCATGATATTGTTACACTGAACCTAAGTCCAACAGGCCATGGAGGTGCTTACACACAAAGAATACATCatagtaaatatattataccTGCTGAATTCGCATCCCCGCTGGGCGTTAACCAAAATTCAATGTTGcaaaactatttatataaaattacagtCTCAACTTTAAATTTCTACTAACattatagatgatatattataacattttaaagagTACAATGTGGTGCTGACCATCAACAGCTACATCAAAAAGAAGTTTACAGGCACAAATTCAATTTACTAAAATAGCCAATGTACTTACAATACACAATGCCCTAAACCACACCCTCGCATCTCCACCAACCAAAAAGAAATCGAActgattaaataaaatcatatcacAGCCAATACAGCCACTCTCAACTCATCAATGAggtcaatttttaaattataacattCTGAGTGATTAACTTTGCACTTATGCCCATGGCGGGTAGGGGGGTGTTTAGGGGTCTTGAGCAAGCATGCCAACCTAACACTCACATTTTTCACTTCATTTGTCTCTTATAACAACCTTCCACACATCTCCTGTAACCCAAAACTAAAGATCTCGAATTCTTCCAGTAAATATAAACTATACAAAAACCAacttctttgatttttttttcttggagaTTTTACCCATTCCAATCAGATAATATTGCAAGCACATCGGCATCACTGAAGTTTGACTCAACGGCCAATTCAAGTGGATTTTTACCTTCCCCATTTACAGCCCGCGGATCAGCTCCTCTGCAAagtacaatttttttaacatgcCTTTTAGAGGATTATGTATCACGATGACAAAATAATGAGCTTAAATTTATGGGTAAATATCACCCAGACACCCTTGCATAAATGATTTTCATAGGGTATATTTAATATTGAGATGATAAAAGATTGAGATTACAAAGTTTACCTCATAAGAAGCAGCCTCACGATTTGGGGCCTGCCTCGGAGAATACTGCGGTGCAGTGGCATTTGACCTCTTGAATCAGTTGCATTAACATTTGCACCATACTGTAGCAGGAGTTCTAGCATGCCAATGTCTGCAGTTTCACAAGCAAGATGGAGCAGGGTGCAACCATCTACATCATCTATGGTTTGGCCTTCACTTGCACTGGCCAAGTTCAATGAGCCAGAGGAAGACCTGTCAGATGAATTCCCTGTTAAGCACCTGGAGCTGTGCTCAAGGCTTGTCTGCTCATTCAGTAGCATTGCTTTGGCAAGCGTTAAGGAAGGGTTGCTCGATGCTTGCTCATACACAGCATTCACATCTGCTTCACTACTAACTATGTGACGGTATACAGCTTTCTTATCATTAGTACGAACACCCTCCCAGATCTGTTGTGCCACAGTATGGGAATTGCGGTTGTCTTTTGGTCTGCGTATGAAAAGCTTTTCTGCATACTGCatagaaaagaagaaataaaaactccaataattaatacaaattagGATGCCAACTATACATAAGCTCTTCTCTCAATATAATTTTCCTATAATGCAAAGTATTTAGTATAATTTCATCTGCCAAAAATCGCATGTTTTTGTACATAGATATTTTACGCttcaataatcaaataaaatccaCTGAACCATCACATGACCAGTATGACCAAACAATTATTTCTCAGAAGCAACAAAACAGGCATCAATGATTACTtcccaaaagaagaaaatggagtTTCAGTATAACACTATTCTTTAATTTCTAAAGAggtaattaaaacatattatgaCAAAAAGTTTGCTTGTATTACATAGAAACACTATTAAGCGAAAATCAAACAagtaattatattcttaattgaGAAGTGACACCAAAGAGAAACTCAAAATGGAAAACCACAGACATTACATGTCAACCATAAAGTTAAAAGGTTGTGTTAGACAACAATAATGGAAAAATGTgagtaaaatgaaaaaaacaacaGATGATGCATATTTTTCAGgttatctataaaaaaatatgcatgGAAACAATTCACTATAAAGACCAAAGTAGATGTAAGTCTGTTACCCATTTAGtctataacaatataaaaatgtAAATGCAAATAGTGCATGGAAACAATTTATTTACAAAGACCAAGTAGATGTTAATCTGTAACACCTTTGCATGAATGAACTTTTCCTTGACTGATATAGAATCAGAGGGGCTAGGTTTTCCCGAAAGAAGTAATTGTGGTCTATCAGACTTGCATGAACTTCAGCCACAAGAAGGTAAATGTTAGTGACCAAAAGCAAAAATACCAACTTTAGACTGCTGTTAATGAAAAGAATCTAAGTTCAAGTATCAAGAGGATTCTTTACCTTGCAGGGTTAAGATCAATATGGAATGTATTTCGTGATTGCAATAATTCCTCCCAGACTGAGTTTGCAAAGGCATTGCCCAGAGACTGAAATAAACTTATAACTGATGGCTCCCACACTTTCACATCAAGGGTAAGTGATCTGACCTGCAACATAGGTCAAATGCAAAGGCAACAGCTTCAAGGATGAGGAAGCAACATTGATATCTGCATTTAGCCTTTTCAAGCACATTTAAGTATGGCCAATCAAAAGAATTAATAACTCACTTCCTCAAAACAATGGCACACtctatttattattgaatttacttatatcaaaattaaaattgatcagaaccttcaaatatttacacaATTTTATGGGTATTTAAAACATTGaacatttatatttacatattcTTCAACAGAAAAAACAATAATGATTAATACAACAGGCTGTGTTTGAAAAGAAAACACAAGTATTATCTCATTGGAAACATTTAAAAAGGTCAGGCAATAGAACAAATTTTACCTTTGATATGTGTACACCAAGATTTCGGTGAACACCGGAGCATTCAATACAAACAAGAACACCAAGATTCAAAGATGCCCAATCAGGTTCAGAGGCACCACAATCAGCACATTTATCGTTTCCACACACTCTTCGCAACACATCAATCGGCTTCTCACTCTTTACACAAGCTCGCTGATGTAGTGAACCCCTTAAATGTCGTTCATGATGCAAAGTTGCAAGATTTCTCTCTGATGTATATTCTTCATTAGCAGCATGATCAAAGTCAGAACTTTCAAATGAACTACTCTCACTGCCAGACCGGTGATGGCCACTTCCCATGGGACTAGTAGGCAGACACTGAAATATTAAATGACAATcatcaaattgattttgaaaagcAATGGCCACCAATCAAgctatatatctaaataattaCCCTCTCAGGAGTCTGAGAACTAAGTAATGAAGCAAtaaccccagtaatcttttcaATCCAGTCCATCTGATCCATTGCACTCTCTGCCTGCACTGACAGGCACAAATTAACATTATTGAGGACCTATTTTCAACCAATTACTCAGTCCTACACCATCCTACCACTTTTGGCAGAATTATGTAGGAACTCAAACTCACAAAAGCAAGCTGCATCTGAAGTTATACCTGCAAAGTGTAGTTCTTGGTGGGTGAGATGATCCTGAAACAGAACCTAAGATCTGATTGATCAGCATCAACTTTGATTGTCGAGGTAAGAAGGTTCACTGTGTGATGAGCAAcagatttttcatcatgtaCTCCACCATGATGATGAGAAGAAAGCCACCGACTCAGCAAACCAGATCCGAGCTCAGAACTATTCCTCTGAACAGAAAGTTGACTGCCAGAACCCTAGAAAGGCAGAAGACAGAAAAAATCACATGGTGAACTTCATAACATCTAAGTTAACTActtttacaaatattatttacagATGATTTGGTGCACTGCTTGCGATAGTAATACAGCATTCCTCGGCTATCAAGAACAAAAAATCTTCTTTTCCAGTCTCCCCTCAAGTTTGAAGATCGCTTTGAGAGATAACCTTGTCGGATAGTTTGAACCTGAAAGATTAGGTACATTTTGAAAAGCAGATGATTAGGAAGACAAAGAAACATCGCAATGATGAAATAGAGAATTATAAAAGCATTTTCAAAACCTTTCCCTTTGCAGCAGATTGCATAACTGCCTCTATCATTTTATGTGAACTTCTACCAATGGCTTGTATACCATCTCCATTAGGAGATCCATTAGAACCATTGGAAGAACACCTACTCTCTCGGTCAATCTGCCTTTTGAACTCTTGCATCCTTTCACTAAGAGCCGCCTGCTCATAATTGGACCTTTCTCTTGACTGCTGGGCATAAGTCAACACCTGCAAATCAATGATAGGCCTGTTATTTCAAGATTTTCCATGACAAGCAGATAATAGTACTATCAGAAAAGTACAGATCTCCAACTCTCAGCTCGCTAAGCCCTATCCCCACCATATGGAGAGTTATTCCACTTGTAAGGATATGATATTCAAGTAAACTCAATCATCCCTTTCACCCTTTCCTCAGCAAATAAACTCACAAATTCAAGCAAGACCCAATTTGTGACCACATCCCCTAACCAATTTTACAAGAGGTAAAGCCAATTTAGTAAAATGGATAATCCGTGGTCAGGAAATATTTCTCTTCCTTGATCTTCCTTTTTGGAAAACAACCtggataatataaaaaagaaataaactccCACTACATGTAGTCATCTAGGGAAGACAAACCTGATTTATATATGGCTCCATCTGATGCAATAACTCATAACCCtacatgaaatttaaaaaaaaaaaaaaaatcagaaaagcCATCTTAAGAAAAAGTATTCAAAGAATAGATACTTCACATGACATGCCTGTTTGAAGTAACGAAGATGTGCATCCATTGTTCCACTGACTGCTTCCAGAAATTCAAACCTCTTCTTTGCTTCAACATTAGAAAGAGCAGTTACCTGGGTAAGGCATTGACTGATTATTAAAACCTGAAagtaataattacaataataacaacaaaatccgaaatttcaagttaattatattaacaGCAAAAGTTTACTTACTAAACTAAATCGAGCTTGCTCAAATGTAGACCTTGCATGATGAAGCTCCTAAAAAATTCCAAAGGATATTAGAACTATAAAGAAGGTGGTACCAATACTATGACAAGAATATAACAAGAATGACCAAAAACTTGTGTCTTAACATTCATATCACATAATACCTCCTCTAAAACAGTGGCTACATCAGATTTTGTTCCTTTTCTTAGTGACAAAAACTTCTCACGAGCCTGCaacatgaataaaaataaagtaaatataGTGAACACAACTCCAAAACTAAGTTCACATTATTTAAAACAGTAACAAAGTTAACTTAAGCAACATTTATCCTCAAAACAATATTAACTGTCAAGGTTCATGCAAACATAAGTGTAAGACATCCAGCACCCTGtcaaatcatcaacaaaatgtACAATTTATTGCTACATCAATATCACatacaattattaatttattcatcaaGGCTTAAATTATAAGGAAAACTGCAgagaatttaaaaatcaataaatagaaAGGAAAAACAACATTCAGGTTTCTCATAGTTGTCACTAGATTTTTAGAGTATGACTTGGCTTAGTTTCTCACCAAGCATGAAATCAACCTCCCAAACAAGCAATACAACAACCAAACAGTCTATTTAGATTCTGATACATTACTTCAAATTCCAATTATAATGGAAAGATTATATTAAGTTAATAATGTTCTAAAATCAATGAATAAAATGTCACTCAAACTCATACTTAAACTTCAGCAAGTACAAaacagtaaaagaaaaataccAAGCAGAAACATGTTCaagtatatttataaataatatttaaaaaacgagaatttcatttttaaatgcATCCATATGAGAAGAACATAAGTAAGAAGAATAATTAAGAAGTCATGAAGAATTCACCTGGTCATACAGAAGGCTAGCCTTGTCAAAACGCTTCCTTGCTTCCTGTATTGAGTTGAGATCTCTTGGATTCACAAATCGAAGAacagaaatgaagaaaattgaaaacagaCACACATGAACCAGCAAAAGAAAGCCAAACCCGCAGCAATAAATATAAGGCCATCCAAGCATGAATTCAACAATATCTCACACTGAACAAAACAAATTGAAGTAGTTGAACAATAAATGCCCTATGATAGAAGGTAAAAATAGCAAACCTTCACTAAGTTATCAAAATGCATTTACAAGCACCTCGCgtttgaaattattaatataagagTTGAAAAAAGTTAATAAGATTCTAGTTGGCTTTCATATCAAACAATGTTCACCGAGGAAAAGAAAATCTATTCATCACTGGTGGAGGGAGACCAAAACACACTATTCACATTTGCACACACTCGCACATACAACAAGACCATTTAACTCTAAAAGTTGTAGGAACTGAAACTGCTTGTGCCCTTGTTCCTACATCATTAATACCCTATTAAACATGCAGGATTTTacaacatttatta harbors:
- the LOC123192905 gene encoding ADP-ribosylation factor GTPase-activating protein AGD3-like, translating into MHFTKLDDSPMFRTQIQGLEECAELLRERSLRFYKGCRKYTEGLGEGYDGDIAFASALETFGGGHNDPISVAFGGPVMTKFTIALREIGTYKEVLRSQVEHMLNDRLLQYVNIDLHEVKEARKRFDKASLLYDQAREKFLSLRKGTKSDVATVLEEELHHARSTFEQARFSLVTALSNVEAKKRFEFLEAVSGTMDAHLRYFKQGYELLHQMEPYINQVLTYAQQSRERSNYEQAALSERMQEFKRQIDRESRCSSNGSNGSPNGDGIQAIGRSSHKMIEAVMQSAAKGKVQTIRQGYLSKRSSNLRGDWKRRFFVLDSRGMLYYYRKQCTKSSGSGSQLSVQRNSSELGSGLLSRWLSSHHHGGVHDEKSVAHHTVNLLTSTIKVDADQSDLRFCFRIISPTKNYTLQAESAMDQMDWIEKITGVIASLLSSQTPERCLPTSPMGSGHHRSGSESSSFESSDFDHAANEEYTSERNLATLHHERHLRGSLHQRACVKSEKPIDVLRRVCGNDKCADCGASEPDWASLNLGVLVCIECSGVHRNLGVHISKVRSLTLDVKVWEPSVISLFQSLGNAFANSVWEELLQSRNTFHIDLNPASSCKSDRPQLLLSGKPSPSDSISVKEKFIHAKYAEKLFIRRPKDNRNSHTVAQQIWEGVRTNDKKAVYRHIVSSEADVNAVYEQASSNPSLTLAKAMLLNEQTSLEHSSRCLTGNSSDRSSSGSLNLASASEGQTIDDVDGCTLLHLACETADIGMLELLLQYGANVNATDSRGQMPLHRSILRGRPQIVRLLLMRGADPRAVNGEGKNPLELAVESNFSDADVLAILSDWNG